A window of Aphis gossypii isolate Hap1 unplaced genomic scaffold, ASM2018417v2 Contig00953, whole genome shotgun sequence contains these coding sequences:
- the LOC126555621 gene encoding uncharacterized protein LOC126555621 encodes MVFVDSVTKKKSSAPQPRTIQNWIKTIRGFQNIYKVMAEYGVHSLLLRNFNQDPIENFFGAIRSLGYRSNNPSTQGFSSAYKTLMLNNLTTSHSIGSNCEEDFSEGALASYNLLFSSMINNDDTQNIYHEPRVDDGLVKNKSACTPELSYLKFQTQNYIAGFIIKKLNTILFKNCKICIGQICTNSVGKSHDLMLAREYNEQLNLKYPNVSFCRLIQGITDLIYLQLPSICHRLDYKLVLISKIQEQFNLNILNCPIHSEHFENKILNFSIKLLTNHWCVEVNRILNGKKKKNSHEKDNIKIAAANRYNKFSKFKSKTIFQY; translated from the exons ATGGTGTTTGTTGATTcggttacaaaaaaaaagtcttcCGCGCCACAACCAAGGACCATACAAAACTGGATAAAAACCATCAGAG gtTTTCAAAACATATACAAAGTAATGGCAGAATACGGTGTACATTCCTTATTGCTTCGCAACTTCAACCAAGATCCAATCGAAAATTTCTTTGGTGCGATTCGGAGTCTTGGTTATCGTTCCAATAATCCATCGACTCAGGGGTTTTCTTCAGCATATAAAACTttgatgttaaataatttaacaacatcGCACTCGATTGGAAGCAATTGTGAAGAAGACTTCTCAGAAGGTGCTCTGGCTTCATATAATTTACTGTTTTCAtctatgataaataatgatgatacaCAAAACATATATCATGAACCTAGAGTTGATGATgggttagtaaaaaataagtcTGCATGTACACCTGAGCTATCATACTTAAAGTTTCAAACCCAAAATTATATAGCtggatttataattaaaaaattaaatacaattctgTTTAAAAATTGCAAGATATGTATAGGTCAGATTTGTACTAATAGCGTTGGTAAATCTCATGACCTCATGTTAGCAAGAGAATACAATGAACAACTTAACCTCAAGTATCCAAATGTTAGTTTTTGTCGTTTGATACAGGGTATAACTgatcttatatatttacaacttCCTTCAATATGTCATCggttagattataaattagttttaatttctaaaattcaagaacaatttaatctaaacatattaaactGTCCAATTCACTctgaacattttgaaaataaaattttaaatttctccattaaattattaacaaaccaCTGGTGTGTGGAAGTTAATCGTAtattaaatggtaaaaaaaaaaaaaattctcacgAAAAAGACAACATTAAAATAGCAGCagctaataggtataataaattctcaaagtttaaaagtaaaacaatatttcaatattaa